The genomic interval TCAGAGGGACTCTTTTCAAATCAGAAGTTGGTGATGTTTTGGCTAAAGCTTTTCCTGTTGAGGCCTGCAAGTGCGCATTGACCAAAGCATGCCGTGAGTTCCTGTCTTTAGGTCAAAACACAACGATTTTCAACAAAAATCTAAAGAAATGGGAATGTTTCTTTTGTCACTTTTGGCACAAATTAAATGCTCAaggttatttaaataatatttttaaatgtgtaaaatgATTGAAACAAAACATGTAGCAAAAAAGATCAATTTGCCAAAACATTTCTGAGGTAGTAATTTCAGGCTGACCTCAAGTTGCTTTCCTCCATTAGTGTTTGGATTTTAAGCTGACTGAAAATCAAGCTGAAAGCCTGCCCTTTCCATCACGGTTGCAGATATTCACACAAAAAGAAAGAGCGCACAATAACGTGTGTGTTTCATCCAGCTGTGAAGCATTAAGTCATCTGTCCTCTGCCTTTTGTATTTATGTACCCTGCTCCTTTGGACTCAATATTTGTAAAAAGAATTGGTGAAATGTTGCAAAACACCAATTTCAATGTGCATGTATTAATAAGTTCAGCCATCTGGCCAAGTCACATTTATAAGCTGTTTTGTCCAGTTCTTCCCAAGGTACGTgaccatgttttatttttttgaattttcaaaGGGTTTCTGCTATGTGTATTTGCATTTGCACGAGGGAATTTGgtattttagcttttttatcAGGGCCTAAtcacctgactggagagcagaaCCGATACCAGCTGCTAGGGGCAGCTCATGACACAACATGGTTGATAAAGGTACAGTCAAAGAAACAACGGGTGAATCACTATCGGCCGAGGCTCTTATCTGTCCTCCTTCTCCTTGATTTCTGGGTGCTGGGCACATCTGTGAAGCGTACGTAGTAAAATGTGCTCGCTCCTTTTCATCTAGCCAAAGTCATGGCTTTTGCCTCATTTATCCTTTCCTCTGTCTCTTGCGGAAGGCAGGAGAGACCTGTAAGTTGAATTATGAGTCCGTATTGCTCTTATTGAATGCATGGTAATTGTGAATGCAAATGGGACTTTTTATATATGAACAGAAAAAGGGCTAAATTCACTGGATAAATTATTCACAACAGATAATTCAACCTGCTCTCTTGGGAGAGTGTCTGATGATGAATGTCTGacgatgttaaaaaaaaaagaaaaaacaaattcttccAACTAGTGAAGTCAACGGCGAAACCTTTTAGTAACGTCAAAGAGAATTTAGCCCCAAGCCAAAGGGCCGACATAGAGTTTCTCTTTAATGGTTCTCACTTGCGTTCAGAGCCGTCAGAAAAATCCAGACAAGAGCTCTGGTTTGGAGAAGCCCAAAATAATGCTGTGTAGCGGGAGACAGGCTGCCGAGCCCGTGCGTAATTACAGCTTGGTTTAAAAGCAGGTCTCGCCCGCGGCCACGGTGCAGAGCACTGCCCGCCAGCCGCGGTGGGGTACCACCTGGCTAGCGTACAGCTCAGGCCGGGTTAATTTACTTGGTGTTTTGGGTAGGTTTGCCCCCAAAGAGCGGCCGCGTGGTgggcgcagccccgggcggcgggctcggccgctCGCCCAGCGCGTGGCTCGCCGCGTCCCACGGCCGTCACGTGGCGGGCCAAACGGCGCGCGAGCAGCCCGAGagcgcgcagccgccgccgccgccgccgcaggaccAAGCGGGTTAAGTTATATAAGCCcctttggggaggggtggggaaacgggcgccgccggcgcggccgctgcAGCCCAGGTTGATTGAGAGTGGATGGCGGCGGCCTGGCGCAGGCCCGCGGCAGAGGAAAGCGGCTTATCCCTCTGCGGGTTGCCATGGCGAtgagcgggcggcagcggcggcggcagccgggctgtcAGTGAGGGAAATCAGCGCCGGGGCATCTGGGGGGTCTGCGGGAGggaaaggcggcggcggcggggacggacgCGGCAGGCTGCAGCCATGGACTCGCACTGCGATTGTGCCGAGACCCCGGCCGTGGAGCAGCCGTCGGGCAAGATCAACAAAACCGCCTTCAAATTGTTCAAGAGGAGGAAATCCGGCGGCACCATGCCGAGCATCTTCGGGGTGAAAAACAAAGGTGGGGACGGGAAAGGCGCGAGCAAAACGGGGATGGTGCGGAGCAAGACTCACGACGGGTTAGCTGATGCCGTGCTGGAGAGCAGCAAGAAGGAGGAACCGAGCGGCGGTGGCGACGGCagcagcggtggcggcggcggcgatcaGCAGAGCAAGGATGTGAACCCCCCGGCAGCAGCCAGCCTGAGCGTCTCGTCCAACAGCTCCGTGGCTAAGTCACACAGCTTCTTCTCCCTGCTGAAGAAGAATGGGAAGTCGGAAAACGGCAAGGGGGAGAGTGCAGATCCGAGGGCTGGCAGCAGACAAAAGAAGGGGCTGAAAGGGATCTTCAGCAGTATGCGGTGgcataaaaaggacaaaaatggcaaggaggaaaggggggaaagcTCAGAAATTCAGTCCGATCTCATTATGCCGGGGTCGCTGACTGCCAGCTTGGAATGCATCAAAGAGGAGACCCCAAAACCTTTGTCTGAAACTCCAAACGGCACCGGAGAAATTAATGTTGAATTGTCTTGTGAGAAACCCGGCGGAGACCCGCACGCCTCGGCCAAGGAGGCTGACGTGAGAGGTGGGGAGCCGCAGGACAGCAAAACCCCCCCAGGGGAGGATCCTACCGCCGCGGGGACCCGACCCGAGGAGCTCTGCCCCGAGCGACCAGACCCGGGCACGGGAGAGGTTGGGACTGCAAAGGATGCGGCCATAACAGGTGACATTCCAATAAAGACTATTCCCCTTGTTGAACCCGAATGTGATAGCGGTCAAGAGACGGCAGCAGCCCCTGACCCTTCCTCTATTGATCCACCCTCAGAGCAATCAATTGATCGTATTTGTTTGATGTTTGCTGACGTGACTTCACTGAAAAGCTTTGACTCTCTTACAGGCTGCGGAGATATTATTGCGgaccaggaggaggaagtgggCAGCGGGAGTGGCGGCTGTGAGAAGAGCACCCCCGGGGCCAGCAAGGTGGGTGCCTCCAAGAAGCACCCCACCATGGTGGCCTAccaaggaggaggggaggagatggCAAGTCCGGACCAGGTGGATGACACCTACCTTCAGGAGTTTTGGGATATGCTGTCACAGACAGAGGAGTGCGGCCCAGACACccagacaggaggaggaggaggaggaggtggaggagggacaAGGACGCCTGAGGGGTTGAAAGAGAACCGAGGTACCGAGGGGGCCCAGAACAGGGCGGCGGTGAAACGCTGCGGTCTCAACCAGATCCCCATTCATCTCAACCACAAAGAGGAGCAGAAGGGCAGGGAGAAGGAGCAGCAAGAAGGCATCCCAAACAGCGACGAGGGCTACTGGGATTCCACCACCCCTGGGCCTGAGGAAGACAGCACCGTGAGCATCCAGAAGGAGACCATTCCCAGGGACAGCTACAGCGGGGACGCCCTCTACGACCTCTACGCTGAGCCGGATGAGAACCCACCAGGGGGGCCTTCTGACGAAGAGGCCACCTGTGTGCCACGCTCCAAGCCTGTGTCTCCAATAACCACCACATGCTCACTGAAAACACCTTCAAGCACCGTGAAGGACTCCAAGATACCCATCAGCATCAAACACCTTGCATCACATCCTGCCAGCCACACAACAGACTCCAGCAACAGCCATCATGTCACACACCATCACCTGGCCAAAAGCGAGATACACAGAACAAAAATCCCTGTCTCTAAAGTACTGGTACGCCGGGTCAGTAACAGAGGCTTAGCAGGGACAGCAGTTAAAGCTGCCACATACCAGGACAGTGCCAAAAAGTAGTTGAATACAAGGTGGAGACAAAGATGGACGGCAAACTTGATGTGTGAAAGTCTGTGTAGGAGACCATTAATAATGAATTAGTTTTGCATCGCCTGAAGAAAGGCACCTAAAAGGCTTCCTTTCGTGTACTCCAGGGGTCTGCACTTCTGAATCCCTTCTTACTATACTGTACAGCTGAATATGAAAAGTCAACTTCTgtttgagcactttttttttacatttgtatcTTTTTTCTGCAGCACTAAACACTGGGGAGATTCATTTTTACATGCCTTTGTGGAAGCAGGACTTGGATTACGAACCGAAATGAGTAATCTTTCCTCATGCAAAGCAGTGCCATGAGTTCTCCAGGGGAGCAGAGTTACACATGGAGGAACACCAGAGGTTCTGCAATACACTTCTCTTTTAATCATTTCCAGaagaggcatggagggagggtgCCCGACTCCAAAAACAGTGTTTGCTCTGCAAGATGCTGGAAAAATGccaagcaaaaaaataaacaacctaACAGGTATTTTACCTGA from Struthio camelus isolate bStrCam1 chromosome 1, bStrCam1.hap1, whole genome shotgun sequence carries:
- the AMER2 gene encoding APC membrane recruitment protein 2: MDSHCDCAETPAVEQPSGKINKTAFKLFKRRKSGGTMPSIFGVKNKGGDGKGASKTGMVRSKTHDGLADAVLESSKKEEPSGGGDGSSGGGGGDQQSKDVNPPAAASLSVSSNSSVAKSHSFFSLLKKNGKSENGKGESADPRAGSRQKKGLKGIFSSMRWHKKDKNGKEERGESSEIQSDLIMPGSLTASLECIKEETPKPLSETPNGTGEINVELSCEKPGGDPHASAKEADVRGGEPQDSKTPPGEDPTAAGTRPEELCPERPDPGTGEVGTAKDAAITGCGDIIADQEEEVGSGSGGCEKSTPGASKVGASKKHPTMVAYQGGGEEMASPDQVDDTYLQEFWDMLSQTEECGPDTQTGGGGGGGGGGTRTPEGLKENRGTEGAQNRAAVKRCGLNQIPIHLNHKEEQKGREKEQQEGIPNSDEGYWDSTTPGPEEDSTVSIQKETIPRDSYSGDALYDLYAEPDENPPGGPSDEEATCVPRSKPVSPITTTCSLKTPSSTVKDSKIPISIKHLASHPASHTTDSSNSHHVTHHHLAKSEIHRTKIPVSKVLVRRVSNRGLAGTAVKAATYQDSAKK